DNA from Castellaniella sp. MT123:
AGCCGCGCCGTGTAGATCACAGGCCCAGTGATCGAAGGCGGCGCAACTCCAGCGCCCTTCCTATTCAAGCCGCCGTATAACCGCCATCCACCACCAGGGCGCTGCCGCACATGAAGCTGGCCCCCTCGGACAGCAGGAAGCAAGCGGCGTGGGCGATCTCCTCGGGCCGGCCCAGGCGCCCGATCGCGTGCAACCCCGTCAGTGCCTCCAGGGTGGCCTTGTCGAGCGTCTTGAGCAGCGGCGTTTCGATATAGCCCGGATGGATCGAGTTGATGCGAACGCCCTGCGCCGAATACGCCAGTGCCGCCGATCGTGTGAGACCTGTCACCCCGTGCTTGGCGGCGACGTAGGCCGGGGCGCTCGCGCTGCCGACCAGCCCCAGGATCGACGACATGTTGACGATGGCGCCGCCGCCGGCGGCCAGGATGGCCGGGATCTGCGCGCGCATGGCATGCTGCACACCCGAGAGGTTGACATCGATGACACGTTGCCATTCCTCGGCCGTGAGTTCGCCCGCGGGCTTGAGTTCCCCGGCGATGCCGGCATTGTTGAAAGCCAGGTGCAAAGCGCCGAAATGCTCGAGTGCGCACTGCACCGCTGCATTGGCGTCGCTGGGTTTGGCCGTATT
Protein-coding regions in this window:
- a CDS encoding SDR family oxidoreductase, with the translated sequence MKYTFKGNSALVSGAGSGIGETTAHLLAANGVQVVVSDIDFEAAQRVTQAIVAAGGRAVAHAGNTAKPSDANAAVQCALEHFGALHLAFNNAGIAGELKPAGELTAEEWQRVIDVNLSGVQHAMRAQIPAILAAGGGAIVNMSSILGLVGSASAPAYVAAKHGVTGLTRSAALAYSAQGVRINSIHPGYIETPLLKTLDKATLEALTGLHAIGRLGRPEEIAHAACFLLSEGASFMCGSALVVDGGYTAA